The Juglans regia cultivar Chandler chromosome 11, Walnut 2.0, whole genome shotgun sequence genome contains the following window.
ATTTCAGGGCCGCTAAATCATAAGCTCTAGCTGCCTTCTCTTCCTTGTCATATCCACCTGATAATATACATCaagtagatatataatataattaaattaaacaataaatattacagAAATTTCTTATTCCAGAATTACATAAAACGTAAATTCAAAAGGAAATGCTGTAAAAGGAAACAGGCCAGAAAACCACTTACCCAGGTACACTGTAGAACAAATTCAAAGTAGCAAAAGACAGATATGCAAGGTCCCACGTTACATGCATTAAAGAAAAGGAGTAGGAACGTGAGtgttatatgatataataattatataaaatggtCAAAATTTACTGCAGAAATATGATTTCTCgagacaaataaaaaatataaaaacaaacaacgTGATTTGCATGCCATAGCTATAGCATATGCtcaaaagatataaataatagGCATATACATGAACCATACTCTTATTTAATGTTGTCCGAAAAATTTATACAAGcgacaataaataatataggaCCCATGTTATGTGCCATCTCTTTTCCACATTTCTGAACTCAAATTTATAGGTTACAAAGGTAATTAGTAAGAGATTAATTAATGTGAaatttctaaaagttaaaactaatgaaaagagatagatttcattatttattttatatctcaatGGATAACCCAACACGTGGAATACTTAATTAAATTGTGTATAGCATAAAGTCGGTTCGAATTCAAAACCTCTacttgataccatgtaaaattatcatttgtcttaaaagtttaatatgaaagaaagaggcagatttgattatttattttatatattaataattaaacagCAATCTCATTCTGCAACTGTTTTCAAGTTCGTTCCATCTCTCTACCTAGAAAAGATGAACCAGAACTGAGCCAACATATCACTAGATACCACCGCTAAACACTAGATCACCCACTACAAAACAATTTCAGCGACAACAGCGGGGGCTTTTCGAAggtggatttcttttttttttttttttggttttggttcaTAAGCGTTGTGTGGTCAAAGCTTGGTCCATGATGCAtgaaaagcaaaagcaaaaagtGAAAGGTAAACTCAGAAAATATCAGACAAGTGCTCAGAGAGGCATTATTGAAGAGTGTAACGTCTTGTGAATGGTTGGTGGGTGGGGGTCGCATCAACTCAAAACAACAACAGCcttgcaaactcaatgaatacGGACCCCAGCCAGCCAGCCTCGTTTTGTGCCTTTGAATGAGAAAATCTAATGAGCAAAATGGCGGCACCAGAGATCAAATCAATATgaaaggaagaaatgaaaagaaaattcagaaCAGCGTAAGCAGATACATGCAAGTACCATCATCTCAGCATGTATGTGTATATGCCATCAGTCAGTCAGTCATAAAAAGACAGATGGGAAAGAAGTGCAAGTTggcttcatatacaaaatgtaataaatagagagagaaagaagagagagagaaatagagaggacCTTGACGCCCTTTTCTAGCCTGACCCTCTCTCCTACAGCTGTTATCCCATAGATGCGCTTCATATCTACCCGTCCACCTGTGTCTGCAGGATCAATGCACATACAATACAAAATTCAGAAAACTTTAGAAATCATTCTGATGATCAATTCTGATGATCAGTTCAAATTCAagcatcttttttatttcttcatcattttaaACTATTACTCGCAGGACCCCCTAGATtcctactatatatattatatatatataaactcttCCATCTCTAATGTCAAAACATGAGATTTTCAAGGAATCATTTTACTTTAGTATCAAATCAACTTAGACAATATGGTATTCGTCTTGGCTATGTTCTCTACCTAACTTGacacaaacaaaaaatcaacGACAATAACATCGATACTGAGGattaaacaaaagaacaaaacaaaagattatGGTACCCTATTGAATGGTTTATACCTAGTGACCCCTCTGTAGATTGAAGTTCTCTGACCAAAAGTGTCAGCAAGCTTCTTAGTTCTATCAGACTCAGCCGAGACAATGGCCTTTTCATGGCTCTGAGCAACCCCAAGTGAGAGAGCACCCTTGGCATTGCCACTGTTTGTGAAACCCAACTCTTTCCCAGACGAGTCAATCGACTGAGTCGCAAACTCGGCACAAGTGACCTGCTGAGTTCTAGCCATGGACGCCGAGTCATCCACTTCAGAGCCTGAGTTAGTAGAGAAAGCTTGAAACCCAGCTAGCGCTTTCAGATCTTGCTGTTCGTTGAAGTATGCCGAACCCTGGTGGTCGTAGATTTGAGTCAGGGACGAGTCCTGAGTCTCGGTCTGGCTGTCAGAGTACCGAACCATCGACGATGAATCGCCGAGAAAGTCTTCCAGCTTTGGAATTGGCTGGTTTTGGGTTTGTGGATCAATGAAACTCGTGAAAAAGGATGAATCCGCTAGGCAGCTTTGGGCTTGAGCTTCTTTGGCTTCTTGGTTGTCTTCTCCTTCAGTGTAGAAGATTTGGGACTTCGGGGTTGTCCAGCCTGCACGAAAAACGTAAATGGTGACTCAGTGACTTAATCCAAGTAGTTGTCAGACTTCTAGGTCAACATAGCCATATCGATTTAGTTGCGGATATAAGGACTTAGATTTCTTTCATGGTACTTAGATTTATCGATACAAGGACTGACAAAACAACATGATTGATTTAAAGGAGCCTAATGCAATCAATCCATTTCTATGCCTCCGTTTTTGTCAGGCACTGCCGAAGAGCACCTTTCAATTTTGAAAACCGGGAAAAACACAGAACACACAGATTCAAAACGTATTGTACACTGTTTCTCTCAGTTTTCTCAGCAGCCAAACAAATCTGTGGAAAGAGGTGGGGTTGGTTTTCACCAAACTGAGCACCGTGATTTGCGGATCATTACAAATATAGTGAGCTTTAGAAATTATAATGGTGTTGACTACTGAGAAAATGAAAGTAACAACACTTTGAAAGCCAATAACCCAGTATTGTTTTCCATTGGTACTTTTGACAAAATACCagcatttacttttttttcccgTAATTTCTAAGCAGCCAAACAGAACCTAAGCGTCTTACACTCGGAGAAAAAAGTTCGGTTTACCATTTGCATAGAAGGTATCGATCAAGTAATGGGGAGAGGCAGTGGAGGAACTCTCATAGGTCATGAACTGAGACTCGGAGGACCTCAGCATTTCCAGCGGGGACAGTGAGAACGATAACCAGTTAGTTGTAGGAGCCAttatttctttttgcttttctcTGCTTCCTTTCTCCAAAATCTGAAGAAGAACCAAACAAGATTATCTTCCATATATAAACTGACTCTcaggaaacaaacaaacaaaataaaaccaactTTTAACCCCAAAACCGAAATTACCCCAGCCGTTACTAAAAAACCATCATCTTGGATAATCAAAACACGCTTGAGCAGACGTACGATAATCACGATGCTATTACAGTCAAAAA
Protein-coding sequences here:
- the LOC108990656 gene encoding AP2-like ethylene-responsive transcription factor AIL6; the protein is MAPTTNWLSFSLSPLEMLRSSESQFMTYESSSTASPHYLIDTFYANGWTTPKSQIFYTEGEDNQEAKEAQAQSCLADSSFFTSFIDPQTQNQPIPKLEDFLGDSSSMVRYSDSQTETQDSSLTQIYDHQGSAYFNEQQDLKALAGFQAFSTNSGSEVDDSASMARTQQVTCAEFATQSIDSSGKELGFTNSGNAKGALSLGVAQSHEKAIVSAESDRTKKLADTFGQRTSIYRGVTRHRWTGRYEAHLWDNSCRREGQARKGRQVYLGGYDKEEKAARAYDLAALKYWGPNATTNFPVSNYSKELEEMKVVTKQEFIASLRRKSSGFSRGASIYRGVTRHHQQGRWQARIGRVAGNKDLYLGTFATEEEAAEAYDIAAIKFRGANAVTNFEMNRYDVEAISKSSLPIGGAAKRLKLSLESEQKPSLNHTQQPPPTGSGSNSINFTSIQPLHAIPSGIPIDAAAALYHHHFFQHLQPNNTSTSDSPGSSNITASTTNMFPPPAEFFLWPHQHQPY